The Solanum lycopersicum chromosome 8, SLM_r2.1 DNA segment CACGAACTTTTAATTAACAGGAAAGACTGTTATCTACTTTTCTACTTCCAGAAGAATGCTATTTATGCATAACAGCCATTTCTATTGGACCAGATATAGGCACTGATCAGAGTTCTGCGACTCTAATATATCGCAAAGAAAGAATGTACAAATGTCACAAAGCTTGCATGTAGTTCACCATAcagagtttttttttcttatgataGCAGTGTTCGGGCCAACTTGTTCACCTTGACTAATTCCATCAGGTACCGTTTACCTCCTACGAACATAGGTACCTCATAACTCTGTCCACCAAGGTTTATGCAGATTGGAAAGAAATCACAACAGTGTTTTGCCTCTGATGAGTTTTGAACCTGAGACTAGACTCGCTTTACAGATTTCACATATGTAAACAGccaacttattttttttcaagttctcTATAGTACATACCATAGGAAGTTTTTTCCTTTGAGCAACAAAAATATTTCGAAAATTGTTCTTTCTAGAGTTTTTGAGTTCAACTGCCATTTTTAGGGAAAGACTTAAGCTTCTATCTCACTTAACAATAGGTAAATAGATATCGAGAAGGGACAATATAACATTCATCAATTAAACTGAAATTTTCAACATATTAAGAGAAGTCATTTTCAAAAAGTATTTACAGTCATGTCAAGCTCATCGACAGAAAGAAGATTCAATATTGCAAACCTAGAGCAcgaaattttgatcaaaatatGACTTCCAAAAGCAAAAGCATCTGCACAACAAATGAATGATCACGACTAAGCAACATTACTTACCATACCCCAGGAGAGTCCCTTCCAAGATTCATAACCCGACTTTTCTCCATATTGCCAAACCAGAGCCATAGCAGTTACCCTTtcaaacaaagttaaaaatcaTGTCATTTCATTCTGcacaaaaaaacatatgaacAAATAACACCCCGTGACAGAGTGCACTGCACATTACAATACCCCCTCTGCCCAAATTTACATAACACCCTTTCCATTTTAGGACGTCATGAAATTGGTTGATGCCATTCCATTTTCTATAAAACTTCCGTAATTTTTGATAATTCAAATTTGAGCTTTGATGTAATGTTTTAGCATCTGTTAAACTAATATTTTAACTATTACTTTAAACCAGGAATAATTTTGGACATTTTTCTGAGAAATGGAGTCTGAGGAGGGCGAGAGTGTCTGTAGCCTTATCTCTACCTTATAATGAAGTGGTAAATTCTGCCTAACAGATGGATAAATTTGAacattttccctataaatatgCTGTGGCGAACCGTGGATGCATAGTATATGTAACAGGTTTGAACCACAATAGAGTTTGCTCAAACCTTGTATATgtattaagaaaagaaagaagggtcaaaaacacacctaaagtACTCCGATTTTTCGAGTTTCAAACCTAAACTATCATGTGTGCGAATTTCCTACCTAAACTATCACCGTTATTCATCAAAACACACCTCAACTATCAATTGTTTACTTTTCCTACCTGAACGATGATGATATTTCctatatgaaactcaaaaaatggGTATATCCTAGGTGTGTTTTTGACCAATTAACTCTTAAGAAAACTCACAAAATAACTAGAAGTACTAGATTTTGAATCCAATAAATCAAATGCTTTATGGTAGCACCCAAACTCAAACTCAAACttataaagttcaaatcttgatcaacaacaataacatacgCAATGTAATACCACAAGTGGAGTCTGAAGAGGATGGCGTGTATGTagccttacccctaccttgtgaAGATAGGGAGACCGTTCCCAATGGACCCTCAATTCAAAGTTCAAATCTTGATCCACCTCATATAATAAATTCCCTCCATCTCATTTTACTTCTCCATTTTAGCAAGCCAAGAAAATCCTTTTTCCCATACCATCCTTAGTAATATTAAATAACAACATAAAGTAATAGTAGTCAAATTTAGAGTTTCAAAATGTCATGCGTCAACAAGGGTCAAGTAATACAAAACGGAGTAAGTATAATCCAAAATTAACATCttaaaaaacacaatttaacaTCTTAAACTCTCATTAAGTCAAATATGTGAGACAAAATAGGAACAGAGAAATTACCATTCAACAATAGTGGAAACATGACTAGCCCAAGTGTGCAATGACAGAGCATTAGAAGGTTCATTGaattgaaaagaagaagaacCCATTAAACCTAACTCAGAACCAGAAGCTGAGCCCACCATTAGTGTTGTAAAAGCAAGTCCAGAAAAACCCAAAATTGCAGCAACATTTTTCAAATTACTGATAATGGGTGCTGGAAAATGAGTCTTTTTTCTTGTAAAGAAGATAAAGTTTGGATCTTTATGTGTAAAAGAGAACTGGGTTTGTTTTGGATTTGGAAGAGAATGAAGTTTTGAGAGGGATAATGAAATTGGAACTGCCATTGTTGATTGAATTGAGTCAAgtttttcactttcttttttgtttgttttagataagagaaaatatgaatggagttttaaataaaataaattcattgaCAACTTCTGCCGTTATGAAATTGacttatatatacatttatcgTTATATAAATGGTTCACATATACTTCTGTCGTTACAAAATGAGCTTACATATACTCTTTATTTAACGAAAGTAAAAAATtagttataaatttatatattttacttttcttttttaaaaaaaattatttaggggtatgtataatttttttatcaaagttcaaagtatatttcaattgttttcatacataaattatttttttaacttattttattataattatttgagtttcttattcttatttttttctttcattccttagtgtaaagaaaaaaatatttaaaactattttttatgtctatattgtaatttaatttttgtagtcgaagaaaaaaaatggtcatctacaatatgttttacaagaatattagtgaaactttaataaatttgatcatcaaaaataataattctaaattattcattaaaataaaaaaaaatgtttgacgAGAATTAATTCTACTCATataggattatattttttagaaaaaaataataaaaattattattattattatttttcgttAGGAAAAgagtatatgtgagccatttgtttataagtaggggtatatatcaACCACTTTTATAACAAGggatatatcagctccaaatgaaaAAGTTGAGAGGTATATCACACCCTTTTCccttgattttaaaatataaatattcaaagGCAAAATATATTGACAATTTCTTAAACTTgtcaataaatttcattttgatgCTAAGAATATTGACTTATTATAGTTAATGCCTTTGAGTTCGGGAAACATGCAAAAGAAAGATACAGagcttattttcaataaattcttagctcaaataaaacatattaaatatcattatataaaataaatataacagTGAATATTAATgaagaaaacaacaacaataacaaaataatacaataacaGAAGCAATGGTAatactaaatttttaaaaatttatattatatgagaGTTAAAAAAGACAacactaattaaaaaaaagactaaataaCACTTGACCTACCTATAGCAAAAGAAAAATGTAGTACACATTTATTTCTACTGAAAATtacatatagaaaataaaattccaCACAACATTTGGTGATGCCGTCTTTAGTTGTACCATTAGGTTCTTGACATTACAAGCACTGTTAGGACAGATAATgtgtggattttttttttttgataatcgAGAAATTTTCGAGGATCAGTCAACAGACGATTCGAAACTCGATGAATGATAATTTTTATCACTCCATAAcagtttcttttttcttagtCCACAGCATCACTAGTGTGAAGCCCATTAATGACATGATCACAACCTGCAAAAATGTACCAAGCAAATGTTAAAATGTGACTAAAAGTTAAaaactgaagaaaaaaaaatagaatgaaaaatgaataggatgagAGAACGGAAAAGGATCAAAATTGCCCCTAAACTGTACGGTTAAACACTTTTTCCTTTATccgtatgttttttttaaagattccGAACCTGAAAGGACAAAAATGCTACCTTTTGGTAACGACAGGGGCAAAAAGCATCCAAACTATTAACGGAGGGCAAAAGATTCGACTCTGATACCATATTTCAGATGAACGCATATAAAGCTATAAAATTGATAGATGACTTACTGATATAGCTGGTGGGACACTAACAAGGGGATCTTGAAAAAACTTATTGGCAAGAGCAAGGGCCAAAAGACTGCTCTGCATGCCTGCAAACGCAATTTGAAAATGACAACGTCAATCAAGTTTCAATAATATATGCATCTCGTGCACGGTGATAATATTATGTAGTCTCCAAACCTGTTTCGTATGACAGTGTTCTTTGTAGAGCTTTGACATCGGGTGCTTTGTGGAAGGCTAGGCCGGAAAGAAAATAGGCCAAGATGAAAGCTGATAAATGAAATGCAATCACTAGGAACAAAACAGACATTCCAGAAGGGGACATGAGGGAATCTATGTTAATAGCGAGTGGAGCTCCTACAGCGAGAGCAGTCACAAAAACTGACAGGGGAGGCAACAACGGCCGAATGGCATTTGAAATCTGTGGGAGGCATCTGTTGAAGCAAAACCATAAGTCATAAAGAATGAAGTTCGGATCATTGAAGGATAT contains these protein-coding regions:
- the LOC101244306 gene encoding uncharacterized protein translates to MAVPISLSLSKLHSLPNPKQTQFSFTHKDPNFIFFTRKKTHFPAPIISNLKNVAAILGFSGLAFTTLMVGSASGSELGLMGSSSFQFNEPSNALSLHTWASHVSTIVEWVTAMALVWQYGEKSGYESWKGLSWGMVPLLGGALCACTWHFFYNSESLEVVVALQAALTVIGNATMCFAAFRIYRSTQNQSKEL